In Crassostrea angulata isolate pt1a10 chromosome 6, ASM2561291v2, whole genome shotgun sequence, a genomic segment contains:
- the LOC128186822 gene encoding uncharacterized protein LOC128186822 isoform X2 yields MHKCTFGSLFFMAGVSSVASIPANWTLSMNICKINGQRPAKDNDNVNKHVWIGAAKYRYNMDGSCPNTDDCEFCDIRMPGFKPSLNMLYNLTPNIKYVVADFSSIEELPEPNLCLLNTVNFTKEYVSCKMKYEDGCRSTDNFSNLKIILQINHNRSMESSSESGLMKYRGMHRCVNVALIPLFACIKSLLPFFEISCIKSI; encoded by the exons ATGCATAAATGTACATTCGGGAGTCTGTTTTTCATGGCAG GTGTATCATCTGTGGCATCAATACCTGCAAACTGGACATTGTCAATGAATATATGTAAAATCAACGGCCAAAGACCTGCCAAAGACAATGATAATGTCAATAAACATGTCTGGATTGGAGCAGCCAAATATCGTTATAATATGG aTGGTTCCTGTCCGAACACTGACGATTGCGAGTTTTGTGACATTCGTATGCCTGGTTTCAAGCCATCCTTGAATATGCTTTATAACCTTACACCAAACATTAAGTATGTAGTGGCAGATTTCAGCAGTATAGAAG AACTTCCAGAGCCAAACCTATGCTTATTGAATACAGTAAACTTTACCAAAGAATATGTTTCATGCAAAATGAAGTATGAAGATGGATGTAGATCTACAG acaatttctcaaatttgaaGATAATTCTTCAAATTAACCATAACCGTTCTATGGAGTCTTCTTCAGAAAGCG GGTTAATGAAGTATAGAGGGATGCATCGGTGTGTAAACGTTGCGTTGATACCCCTGTTTGCATGTATCAAGTCGTTGCTTCCTTTTTTTGAAATCAGTTGTATAAAAAGTATTtag
- the LOC128186822 gene encoding uncharacterized protein LOC128186822 isoform X1: MHKCTFGSLFFMAGVSSVASIPANWTLSMNICKINGQRPAKDNDNVNKHVWIGAAKYRYNMGEVYLQITEEDRKRTCTGTDGSCPNTDDCEFCDIRMPGFKPSLNMLYNLTPNIKYVVADFSSIEELPEPNLCLLNTVNFTKEYVSCKMKYEDGCRSTDNFSNLKIILQINHNRSMESSSESGLMKYRGMHRCVNVALIPLFACIKSLLPFFEISCIKSI, encoded by the exons ATGCATAAATGTACATTCGGGAGTCTGTTTTTCATGGCAG GTGTATCATCTGTGGCATCAATACCTGCAAACTGGACATTGTCAATGAATATATGTAAAATCAACGGCCAAAGACCTGCCAAAGACAATGATAATGTCAATAAACATGTCTGGATTGGAGCAGCCAAATATCGTTATAATATGG GTGAGGTATACTTACAAATAACAGAAGAAGATAGAAAAAGAACTTGCACTGGCACAG aTGGTTCCTGTCCGAACACTGACGATTGCGAGTTTTGTGACATTCGTATGCCTGGTTTCAAGCCATCCTTGAATATGCTTTATAACCTTACACCAAACATTAAGTATGTAGTGGCAGATTTCAGCAGTATAGAAG AACTTCCAGAGCCAAACCTATGCTTATTGAATACAGTAAACTTTACCAAAGAATATGTTTCATGCAAAATGAAGTATGAAGATGGATGTAGATCTACAG acaatttctcaaatttgaaGATAATTCTTCAAATTAACCATAACCGTTCTATGGAGTCTTCTTCAGAAAGCG GGTTAATGAAGTATAGAGGGATGCATCGGTGTGTAAACGTTGCGTTGATACCCCTGTTTGCATGTATCAAGTCGTTGCTTCCTTTTTTTGAAATCAGTTGTATAAAAAGTATTtag
- the LOC128186822 gene encoding uncharacterized protein LOC128186822 isoform X3, translating to MHKCTFGSLFFMAGVSSVASIPANWTLSMNICKINGQRPAKDNDNVNKHVWIGAAKYRYNMGEVYLQITEEDRKRTCTGTDGSCPNTDDCEFCDIRMPGFKPSLNMLYNLTPNIKYVVADFSSIEELPEPNLCLLNTVNFTKEYVSCKMKYEDGCRSTDNFSNLKIILQINHNRSMESSSESGKVW from the exons ATGCATAAATGTACATTCGGGAGTCTGTTTTTCATGGCAG GTGTATCATCTGTGGCATCAATACCTGCAAACTGGACATTGTCAATGAATATATGTAAAATCAACGGCCAAAGACCTGCCAAAGACAATGATAATGTCAATAAACATGTCTGGATTGGAGCAGCCAAATATCGTTATAATATGG GTGAGGTATACTTACAAATAACAGAAGAAGATAGAAAAAGAACTTGCACTGGCACAG aTGGTTCCTGTCCGAACACTGACGATTGCGAGTTTTGTGACATTCGTATGCCTGGTTTCAAGCCATCCTTGAATATGCTTTATAACCTTACACCAAACATTAAGTATGTAGTGGCAGATTTCAGCAGTATAGAAG AACTTCCAGAGCCAAACCTATGCTTATTGAATACAGTAAACTTTACCAAAGAATATGTTTCATGCAAAATGAAGTATGAAGATGGATGTAGATCTACAG acaatttctcaaatttgaaGATAATTCTTCAAATTAACCATAACCGTTCTATGGAGTCTTCTTCAGAAAGCGGTAAAGTATGGTGA